The following coding sequences are from one Corticium candelabrum chromosome 20, ooCorCand1.1, whole genome shotgun sequence window:
- the LOC134195386 gene encoding enoyl-CoA hydratase domain-containing protein 3, mitochondrial-like: MAALVRFQKLFRCVLHTRKHCYISTKQPKLFHSGLAGSDVIASYIRRIVLRNTSKRNALSVSMLDFLLDAIEKASADADTRVIILAADGPVFSSGHDLKELLDRERRDYHKLVFEKCSELMARIQDVPVPVIAEVKGLATAAGCQLVASCDIAVAADTSQFATPGVKIGLFCSTPGVALGRSIPRKTAMKMLFTGEPISAEEAYATGLVSKVVPEDKLEEETLKMASKICEYSQEVISLGKDCFNKQMTLDRDAAYRLSSKVMVQNLQLADGQEGIQAFIDKRKPRWNKHKAAI; this comes from the exons ATGGCTGCATTAGTTCGATTCCAGAAGCTATTTCGCTGTGTCTTACACACAAGAAAACATTGCTACATTAGCACTAAACAACCAAAGCTCTTTCATTCAGGTCTTGCAGGTAGTGACGTGATTGCAAGTTATATCCGACGGATTGTTCTAAGAAATACGTCAAAACG CAATGCATTGTCTGTGTCGATGTTGGATTTTCTGTTGGACGCAATTGAGAAAGCAAGTGCAGATGCGGACACTAGAGTAATAATACTAGCAGCTGATGGTCCCGTGTTTTCTTCAGGGCATGACCTCAAGGAACTG CTCGACAGAGAGAGGAGAGACTACCACAAGCTTGTGTTTGAGAAATGCAGTGAACTGATGGCTCGGATACAAGATGTACCGGTGCCTGTTATTGCTGAAGTCAAAG GTCTTGCAACAGCTGCTGGATGTCAACTTGTAGCAAGCTGTGACATTGCAGTTGCTGCTGACACATCACAGTTTGCAACACCAGG AGTGAAAATTGGTCTCTTTTGTTCAACTCCTGGTGTTGCACTTGGACGTTCAATTCCTCGGAAGACAGCAATGAAGATGCTGTTCACTGGAGAACCAATATCAGCAGAAG AGGCCTACGCGACCGGTTTGGTAAGTAAAGTTGTTCCTGAAGACAAGTTAGAAGAGGAG ACTCTCAAAATGGCTAGTAAGATTTGTGAGTACAGTCAGGAAGTCATTTCATTGGGGAAAGATTGCTTCAACAAGCAAATGACATTGGACCGTGATGCAGCCTACAG GTTGTCCAGTAAGGTGATGGTACAGAATCTACAACTAGCAGATGGACAAGAAGGCATTCAGGCATTCATAGACAAGAGGAAACCAAGATGGAATAAGCACAAAGCAGCAATTTGA
- the LOC134195385 gene encoding uncharacterized protein LOC134195385 isoform X2, giving the protein MVLIFFLSFCILPCSGYKAVNSIVSQQAASTCLVALPSNHTRYTARIARQIYTVSPSQLLSNENELLRNCTVVAVFVRFPPLSTRRIKNDVAAQFVEPDSNDGRKWHLGKPVLAISAPRKYAELHLRVWLNCSFVEFPTRNVWRVVEACTSGELQDQSVVSLQKKRVRRENGNDDGQEKSLAGWKHVVLSFMLILSFTILLAMCAKSKSKDITSVENCEVVDEKAATEKINLQKGDDVGARNELGENTEREVNERTKAGGMSEDAMSKTNRATAHDAGDQTSIGKVNVDENEQRDEEKQEVQMSDSGAFVVSKHEVFSGDGYAKVRAFSNNADCVVNAQSDSEGDEHVAETEAENTEDADLLQSREYPYPKVACESQSQLKSKLTHAADESPTQLKSPQVEGTSIPPAHVVRPVFRFGSTASKSTADRASAPQLEEKGSHVLSRKVQHQELVKDMGKERNGASTDNHLGEVHLPSAADAQPAEEDWYSTADVEPSEEDWYSKVDRRDEDMTYSSIEDAKSQSGQQPPPLPPINKHPKAPFLFEIGKKASRDGPLPPTPQDDCSTKLIDKTNDFSTSVCDHARSFTVTGTITGPKEDPPYDKPFKRSQSEKEHTGLAEGNHITDISALYSKVDLSKKKRNVSVGEQQHVRPVQNVDPLYAKPFKRGRQPVTSDDAVTQDDTATAQLAEDGYSCVSTKSQQHEPNYSEVGPAARSAPGLKVKHSYEIVSDVAPSKQSAILDAGYDSVGAGSTVMAAVSVPDPGYDSIGNDLPGGNAAKKDPDYENVNEARARGESSGQEEETQEQVEQTDVSTETELPQLEQEPNYDEIDDDFREQIELYRQRSESKGDSEGGEVL; this is encoded by the exons ATGGTGTTGatcttctttctgtctttctgtataTTGCCATGCAGCGGCTATAAAGCAGTCAACTCTATCGTCAGTCAACAGGCAGCGAGCACCTGCCTTGTCGCCTTGCCCTCGAATCATACGAGATACACAGCTCGAATCGCTCGTCAGATTTACACTGTCTCGCCTTCTCAACTACTTTCGAACGAAAACGAGCTTCTTAGAAACTGCACGGTTGTAGCTGTGTTTGTACGCTTTCCGCCTCTTTCAACTCGTCGTATCAAAAACGATGTCGCAGCTCAATTCGTAGAGCCTGACAGTAACGATGGACGAAAATGGCATCTCGGAAAG CCAGTACTCGCTATTTCGGCACCGAGAAAGTATGCTGAGTTGCACTTGAGAGTCTGGCTCAACTGCAGTTTCGTGGAGTTTCCAACAAGAAATGTTTGGCGTGTAGTTGAAGCGTGCACTTCTGGAGAGCTGCAAG ATCAGTCTGTTGTGTCTCTTCAAAAAAAGAGAGTGAGAAGAGAAAATGGAAATGACGACGGTCAGGAGAAGAGTTTAGCGGGATGGAAACATGTAGTTCTGTCCTTCATGTTAATCCTCTCTTTCACCATTCTTCTAGCCATGTGTGCTAAGAGTAAGAGCAA AGACATCACAAGTGTAGAGAATTGTGAGGTAGTAGATGAAAAAGCAGCAACAGAGAAAATTAATTTGCAAAAG GGTGATGATGTTGGTGCTAGAAATGAATTAGGTGAGAATACAGAAAGAGAGGTAAATGAAAGAACAAAGGCAGGAGGTATGAGTGAAGATGCTAtgagcaaaacaaacagagcaACAGCACATGATGCAGGTGACCAGACATCTATAGGTAAGGTGAATGTGGATGAAAATGAGCAGAGGGATGAGGAGAAGCAGGAGGTGCAGATGAGTGATAGTGGAGCTTTTGTTGTTTCTAAACATGAAGTGTTTTCTGGTGATGGATATGCTAAAGTGAGAGCATTCAGCAACAATGCTGACTGTGTAGTAAATGCACAGTCTGACTCAGAAGGTGATGAACATGTAGCTGAGACTGAGGCAGAAAATACTGAAGATGCTGATCTTCTACAAAGTAGAGAGTATCCGTACCCAAAAGTTGCATGTGAATCTCAGTCTCAGTTGAAATCGAAATTGACTCATGCAGCAGATGAATCTCCAACACAGTTGAAATCACCTCAAGTGGAAGGGACATCTATACCTCCAGCTCATGTTGTTAGACCTGTATTTCGATTTGGGTCTACAGCCAGTAAGTCGACTGCTGATAGAGCTTCTGCACCTCAACTAGAAGAGAAAGGTTCACATGTTTTGTCACGCAAAGTTCAACATCAGGAACTTGTGAAGGATATGGGAAAAGAGAGAAATGGTGCATCCACTGATAATCATTTAGGCGAAGTTCACTTGCCTTCTGCAGCAGATGCACAGCCAGCTGAAGAAGATTGGTACTCTACAGCTGATGTAGAGCCTTCTGAAGAGGATTGGTACTCAAAGGTTGACAGAAGAGATGAAGACATGACATATTCATCAATTGAAGATGCAAAGAGTCAATCTGGCCAGCAGCCACCGCCTTTGCCACCAATTAATAAACATCCCAAGGCTCCTTTTTTGTTTGAAATAGGGAAGAAAGCAAGTCGAGATGGACCTCTTCCTCCCACTCCACAAGATGATTGTTCTACAAAGCTGATTGATAAAACTAATGACTTTTCAACATCTGTATGTGACCATGCCAGATCGTTTACGGTGACTGGTACAATTACTGGTCCCAAGGAAGATCCTCCATATGACAAGCCTTTTAAACGTAGTCAAAGTGAAAAAGAGCACACTGGCTTGGCTGAAGGAAACCACATCACTGATATTTCAGCATTGTATTCTAAAGTTGATCTCAGTAAGAAGAAACGAAATGTTTCTGTAGGAGAGCAGCAACATGTCCGGCCTGTTCAGAATGTTGATCCATTGTATGCTAAGCCTTTCAAACGAGGTAGACAACCTGTGACTTCTGATGATGCTGTCACACAAGATGACACAGCAACAGCACAACTAGCAGAAGATGGCTATTCATGTGTTTCCACAAAGTCTCAGCAACACGAGCCAAACTACTCAGAAGTTGGTCCTGCTGCCAGGTCAGCTCCTGGTTTGAAAGTAAAGCACAGCTATGAGATTGTAAGTGATGTGGCACCATCTAAACAGAGTGCTATTCTTGATGCAGGATATGACAGTGTTGGTGCTGGCTCTACAGTGATGGCAGCTGTAAGTGTACCTGATCCTGGATATGACAGTATTGGGAATGATCTCCCCGGAGGTAATGCAGCAAAGAAAGATCCAGACTATGAGAATGTAAATGAAGCAAGAGCAAGAGGAGAGAGTAGTGGACAAGAGGAGGAAACACAAGAACAAGTGGAGCAAACGGATGTCAGCACTGAAACGGAACTTCCACAACTAGAGCAAGAACCAAACTATGATGAAATTGATGACGATTTCCGTGAGCAAATAGAACTATACAGACAGAGATCAGAAAGCAAAGGAGACAGTGAGGGGGGTGAAGTGTTGTGA
- the LOC134195385 gene encoding uncharacterized protein LOC134195385 isoform X1: MVLIFFLSFCILPCSGYKAVNSIVSQQAASTCLVALPSNHTRYTARIARQIYTVSPSQLLSNENELLRNCTVVAVFVRFPPLSTRRIKNDVAAQFVEPDSNDGRKWHLGKPVLAISAPRKYAELHLRVWLNCSFVEFPTRNVWRVVEACTSGELQVDQSVVSLQKKRVRRENGNDDGQEKSLAGWKHVVLSFMLILSFTILLAMCAKSKSKDITSVENCEVVDEKAATEKINLQKGDDVGARNELGENTEREVNERTKAGGMSEDAMSKTNRATAHDAGDQTSIGKVNVDENEQRDEEKQEVQMSDSGAFVVSKHEVFSGDGYAKVRAFSNNADCVVNAQSDSEGDEHVAETEAENTEDADLLQSREYPYPKVACESQSQLKSKLTHAADESPTQLKSPQVEGTSIPPAHVVRPVFRFGSTASKSTADRASAPQLEEKGSHVLSRKVQHQELVKDMGKERNGASTDNHLGEVHLPSAADAQPAEEDWYSTADVEPSEEDWYSKVDRRDEDMTYSSIEDAKSQSGQQPPPLPPINKHPKAPFLFEIGKKASRDGPLPPTPQDDCSTKLIDKTNDFSTSVCDHARSFTVTGTITGPKEDPPYDKPFKRSQSEKEHTGLAEGNHITDISALYSKVDLSKKKRNVSVGEQQHVRPVQNVDPLYAKPFKRGRQPVTSDDAVTQDDTATAQLAEDGYSCVSTKSQQHEPNYSEVGPAARSAPGLKVKHSYEIVSDVAPSKQSAILDAGYDSVGAGSTVMAAVSVPDPGYDSIGNDLPGGNAAKKDPDYENVNEARARGESSGQEEETQEQVEQTDVSTETELPQLEQEPNYDEIDDDFREQIELYRQRSESKGDSEGGEVL; this comes from the exons ATGGTGTTGatcttctttctgtctttctgtataTTGCCATGCAGCGGCTATAAAGCAGTCAACTCTATCGTCAGTCAACAGGCAGCGAGCACCTGCCTTGTCGCCTTGCCCTCGAATCATACGAGATACACAGCTCGAATCGCTCGTCAGATTTACACTGTCTCGCCTTCTCAACTACTTTCGAACGAAAACGAGCTTCTTAGAAACTGCACGGTTGTAGCTGTGTTTGTACGCTTTCCGCCTCTTTCAACTCGTCGTATCAAAAACGATGTCGCAGCTCAATTCGTAGAGCCTGACAGTAACGATGGACGAAAATGGCATCTCGGAAAG CCAGTACTCGCTATTTCGGCACCGAGAAAGTATGCTGAGTTGCACTTGAGAGTCTGGCTCAACTGCAGTTTCGTGGAGTTTCCAACAAGAAATGTTTGGCGTGTAGTTGAAGCGTGCACTTCTGGAGAGCTGCAAG TAGATCAGTCTGTTGTGTCTCTTCAAAAAAAGAGAGTGAGAAGAGAAAATGGAAATGACGACGGTCAGGAGAAGAGTTTAGCGGGATGGAAACATGTAGTTCTGTCCTTCATGTTAATCCTCTCTTTCACCATTCTTCTAGCCATGTGTGCTAAGAGTAAGAGCAA AGACATCACAAGTGTAGAGAATTGTGAGGTAGTAGATGAAAAAGCAGCAACAGAGAAAATTAATTTGCAAAAG GGTGATGATGTTGGTGCTAGAAATGAATTAGGTGAGAATACAGAAAGAGAGGTAAATGAAAGAACAAAGGCAGGAGGTATGAGTGAAGATGCTAtgagcaaaacaaacagagcaACAGCACATGATGCAGGTGACCAGACATCTATAGGTAAGGTGAATGTGGATGAAAATGAGCAGAGGGATGAGGAGAAGCAGGAGGTGCAGATGAGTGATAGTGGAGCTTTTGTTGTTTCTAAACATGAAGTGTTTTCTGGTGATGGATATGCTAAAGTGAGAGCATTCAGCAACAATGCTGACTGTGTAGTAAATGCACAGTCTGACTCAGAAGGTGATGAACATGTAGCTGAGACTGAGGCAGAAAATACTGAAGATGCTGATCTTCTACAAAGTAGAGAGTATCCGTACCCAAAAGTTGCATGTGAATCTCAGTCTCAGTTGAAATCGAAATTGACTCATGCAGCAGATGAATCTCCAACACAGTTGAAATCACCTCAAGTGGAAGGGACATCTATACCTCCAGCTCATGTTGTTAGACCTGTATTTCGATTTGGGTCTACAGCCAGTAAGTCGACTGCTGATAGAGCTTCTGCACCTCAACTAGAAGAGAAAGGTTCACATGTTTTGTCACGCAAAGTTCAACATCAGGAACTTGTGAAGGATATGGGAAAAGAGAGAAATGGTGCATCCACTGATAATCATTTAGGCGAAGTTCACTTGCCTTCTGCAGCAGATGCACAGCCAGCTGAAGAAGATTGGTACTCTACAGCTGATGTAGAGCCTTCTGAAGAGGATTGGTACTCAAAGGTTGACAGAAGAGATGAAGACATGACATATTCATCAATTGAAGATGCAAAGAGTCAATCTGGCCAGCAGCCACCGCCTTTGCCACCAATTAATAAACATCCCAAGGCTCCTTTTTTGTTTGAAATAGGGAAGAAAGCAAGTCGAGATGGACCTCTTCCTCCCACTCCACAAGATGATTGTTCTACAAAGCTGATTGATAAAACTAATGACTTTTCAACATCTGTATGTGACCATGCCAGATCGTTTACGGTGACTGGTACAATTACTGGTCCCAAGGAAGATCCTCCATATGACAAGCCTTTTAAACGTAGTCAAAGTGAAAAAGAGCACACTGGCTTGGCTGAAGGAAACCACATCACTGATATTTCAGCATTGTATTCTAAAGTTGATCTCAGTAAGAAGAAACGAAATGTTTCTGTAGGAGAGCAGCAACATGTCCGGCCTGTTCAGAATGTTGATCCATTGTATGCTAAGCCTTTCAAACGAGGTAGACAACCTGTGACTTCTGATGATGCTGTCACACAAGATGACACAGCAACAGCACAACTAGCAGAAGATGGCTATTCATGTGTTTCCACAAAGTCTCAGCAACACGAGCCAAACTACTCAGAAGTTGGTCCTGCTGCCAGGTCAGCTCCTGGTTTGAAAGTAAAGCACAGCTATGAGATTGTAAGTGATGTGGCACCATCTAAACAGAGTGCTATTCTTGATGCAGGATATGACAGTGTTGGTGCTGGCTCTACAGTGATGGCAGCTGTAAGTGTACCTGATCCTGGATATGACAGTATTGGGAATGATCTCCCCGGAGGTAATGCAGCAAAGAAAGATCCAGACTATGAGAATGTAAATGAAGCAAGAGCAAGAGGAGAGAGTAGTGGACAAGAGGAGGAAACACAAGAACAAGTGGAGCAAACGGATGTCAGCACTGAAACGGAACTTCCACAACTAGAGCAAGAACCAAACTATGATGAAATTGATGACGATTTCCGTGAGCAAATAGAACTATACAGACAGAGATCAGAAAGCAAAGGAGACAGTGAGGGGGGTGAAGTGTTGTGA